Proteins from a single region of Sandaracinaceae bacterium:
- a CDS encoding threonylcarbamoyl-AMP synthase, whose amino-acid sequence MRVEIHPTHPQQRLLDKAVDVLKRGGVVVYPTDTVYGIGCDTMQKKALERVYALKRMSADHPVGLVCPDLGDIARYAIVDDMNYRIMRRLLPGPYTFILPATREVPKIVMRKQKTVGIRVPHHEVALRLVRALGHPIVSTSASIDGVQHADPEDIAAQFQHADMVLDAGWGGLEPSTIVDLTGHTPVVVREGAGPVDAV is encoded by the coding sequence ATGCGCGTCGAGATCCACCCCACGCACCCTCAGCAACGACTGCTCGACAAGGCGGTGGATGTGCTCAAGCGCGGCGGGGTGGTGGTGTACCCAACGGACACCGTCTACGGCATCGGTTGCGACACCATGCAGAAGAAGGCGCTGGAGCGGGTGTACGCGCTCAAGCGCATGTCCGCCGACCACCCTGTCGGCCTGGTGTGCCCCGACTTGGGCGACATCGCGCGCTACGCCATCGTGGACGACATGAACTACCGCATCATGCGGCGGCTCCTGCCGGGGCCGTACACGTTCATCCTCCCGGCCACGCGCGAGGTGCCCAAGATCGTCATGCGCAAGCAGAAGACGGTCGGCATCCGCGTCCCGCACCACGAGGTAGCGCTGCGCCTGGTGCGCGCCCTCGGCCACCCCATCGTCTCCACCTCCGCGAGCATCGACGGCGTGCAACACGCCGACCCGGAGGACATCGCCGCGCAGTTCCAACACGCTGACATGGTGTTAGATGCGGGCTGGGGAGGCCTCGAGCCCTCGACGATCGTCGACCTGACCGGGCACACCCCCGTGGTCGTCCGCGAGGGCGCGGGGCCTGTGGACGCAGTCTAA
- a CDS encoding CRTAC1 family protein produces MTPTHFLRALSLGFALHVAATSSAQGFTDVASEVGLTAALGTPDGSVCPGGLCAAAYGGTASTSDLNGDGFPDLYVAGPFTRGTLYLSTGDGSFSDATAAAGLASAPSASASLFADLDQDGDSDLVLARATSGPSPDETHHIVFYNVGTSSTPYYEERSQTSGLALRGAGNGAPLSGTGIAAGDYNLDGYVDLFVGSWQILASGCDAGTAGLYRNLGTLGPGRFRDVTRDVGAWPELGLGLSVHEVAGVSFGGAFSDLDQDGLPDLLVTADFGRQQFLRNAGTGGFTDETRARGLDAVEFGMGSSIADADGDGDLDVFFTSIYDPDREDATGNRLHLQRHDGTFAERSLAYGVRDSGWGWGATFVDLDNDGDIDLATTGGNDAYPLPSPLRLWVNQGSLPWIESAAALGVEEEQPGRALLAFDFDRDGDEDLLVVRYHGPPLLLRNDLPSVNAWLTVVPRGTRSNRDGWGAKVWVTNQSGRTWYAEVGTASHFTGVGPREAHVGLGPAALDEPLRVEVEFLGGNRVAVDDVLPNRVLTVTEPDVAPPRPRVPTRVLPDCDHDGLPDACGYDCDADGTPDECQIAREPSLDVDTSGFLDVCEGPRPEDGGTANVGPDLHVPPDGGVTARASAACTAAPSRARGSAWLLLAAMVLARLGVRLSSASTAAQARTRRSRRRSDHRPR; encoded by the coding sequence ATGACACCCACGCACTTCCTCCGCGCACTCTCGCTTGGCTTCGCGCTGCATGTCGCAGCGACGAGCTCCGCGCAGGGCTTCACGGACGTCGCGTCGGAGGTGGGACTCACGGCAGCGCTCGGCACACCGGACGGGAGCGTGTGCCCGGGTGGTCTGTGCGCAGCCGCGTACGGGGGCACCGCGTCCACGAGCGACCTCAACGGCGACGGTTTCCCCGATCTCTACGTCGCGGGCCCGTTCACCCGCGGCACGCTCTACTTGTCCACCGGGGACGGGTCCTTCTCGGACGCCACGGCAGCCGCGGGCCTCGCGTCCGCGCCCAGCGCCAGCGCTTCGTTGTTCGCCGACCTGGACCAGGACGGCGACTCGGACCTCGTGCTCGCCCGGGCCACCAGCGGTCCATCGCCCGACGAGACGCACCACATCGTCTTCTACAACGTCGGCACGAGCTCCACGCCCTACTACGAGGAGCGCTCACAGACCTCGGGGCTCGCGCTACGGGGAGCTGGCAACGGCGCACCGCTGTCCGGCACCGGGATCGCAGCGGGCGACTACAATCTCGACGGATACGTCGACCTCTTCGTGGGTTCCTGGCAGATCTTGGCGTCAGGCTGCGACGCAGGTACCGCCGGGCTCTACCGAAACCTGGGAACGCTCGGGCCTGGGAGGTTCCGCGACGTCACACGCGACGTGGGCGCGTGGCCAGAACTCGGACTCGGACTGAGCGTACACGAGGTGGCGGGTGTGTCGTTTGGCGGCGCGTTCTCTGACCTCGACCAAGACGGATTGCCGGACCTACTGGTGACCGCAGACTTTGGTCGCCAGCAGTTCCTGCGGAATGCGGGCACGGGCGGGTTCACCGACGAGACGCGTGCACGCGGCCTGGACGCGGTGGAGTTTGGCATGGGGTCGAGCATCGCGGACGCCGACGGCGATGGCGACCTCGACGTATTCTTCACCTCCATCTACGACCCGGATCGAGAGGACGCGACGGGCAACCGGCTGCACCTGCAGCGACACGACGGCACCTTCGCCGAGCGCAGCTTGGCCTACGGAGTGCGGGACTCGGGGTGGGGTTGGGGCGCCACGTTCGTCGACCTGGACAACGACGGTGACATCGACTTGGCGACAACAGGCGGAAACGATGCCTACCCGCTCCCGAGTCCGTTGCGCCTGTGGGTCAACCAAGGTTCGCTGCCGTGGATCGAATCGGCGGCCGCGCTGGGGGTCGAGGAGGAGCAACCCGGACGTGCGCTGCTCGCGTTCGACTTCGATCGCGACGGGGACGAGGATCTGTTGGTGGTTCGCTACCACGGCCCGCCGCTCTTGCTCCGGAACGACCTACCGAGCGTGAACGCATGGTTGACCGTCGTCCCCAGAGGCACGCGATCGAACCGCGATGGTTGGGGGGCAAAGGTCTGGGTGACCAACCAAAGCGGTCGCACGTGGTACGCCGAAGTCGGAACGGCATCGCACTTCACCGGCGTCGGGCCACGCGAAGCCCACGTGGGACTCGGCCCCGCCGCCCTGGACGAGCCCCTTCGCGTCGAGGTCGAGTTCCTGGGTGGGAACCGCGTCGCCGTGGACGACGTACTACCGAACCGCGTGCTGACCGTGACGGAGCCCGACGTCGCACCGCCTCGACCTCGCGTCCCGACACGGGTGCTCCCGGACTGCGACCACGACGGTCTCCCGGACGCCTGCGGGTACGACTGCGACGCAGACGGGACACCGGATGAATGCCAGATCGCGCGCGAACCCAGCCTCGACGTCGACACGAGCGGATTCCTAGACGTCTGCGAGGGGCCGCGGCCCGAAGACGGGGGGACGGCGAACGTCGGGCCCGACCTGCACGTCCCGCCGGACGGCGGTGTCACCGCGCGCGCCTCCGCGGCCTGTACAGCGGCTCCGAGCCGAGCCCGAGGCAGCGCCTGGCTCCTGCTTGCGGCAATGGTACTGGCCCGCTTGGGGGTCCGGCTCAGTTCAGCGAGTACGGCCGCTCAAGCGCGAACTCGCCGATCTCGGCGTCGAAGCGATCACCGTCCTCGGTGA
- the apaG gene encoding Co2+/Mg2+ efflux protein ApaG has translation MSISNKSHAETRGVRVLVESRYLDEQSQPAADRYAFAYRVRIENRGHDVVQLVTRHWVITDSYTHVEEVRGPGVVGEQPTLRPGQAFEYTSGAILRTQRGSMKGSYQMVTEDGDRFDAEIGEFALERPYSLN, from the coding sequence ATGAGCATCTCCAACAAGAGCCACGCCGAGACCCGCGGCGTCCGCGTGCTGGTCGAGAGCCGCTACCTCGACGAGCAATCCCAGCCCGCCGCCGACCGCTACGCCTTCGCCTACCGCGTCCGCATCGAGAACCGTGGCCACGACGTCGTTCAGCTGGTCACGCGCCACTGGGTCATCACTGACAGCTACACGCACGTGGAAGAGGTCCGCGGGCCCGGCGTCGTCGGTGAGCAACCCACGCTGCGCCCAGGCCAGGCCTTCGAGTACACCAGCGGCGCCATCCTGCGCACTCAGCGCGGCAGCATGAAGGGCAGCTACCAGATGGTCACCGAGGACGGTGATCGCTTCGACGCCGAGATCGGCGAGTTCGCGCTTGAGCGGCCGTACTCGCTGAACTGA